In one window of Bradyrhizobium diazoefficiens DNA:
- a CDS encoding LacI family DNA-binding transcriptional regulator, which produces MGRKRTKSGKIRLAEVAELAGVSPITASRFFRNPEALSVAKRTRVDSAARELGYVPNLAARALASQRTEVIGVLIPSLTNNVFSDVLRGIYDASESSRYSIQLSNTRYSILQEEKLLRIFLAQKPAGLIVTGIDQTTESRAMLEAADCPIVQIMEVGPNPVDMMIGFSHYDAARAAVAHLFAQGHRRIGFVGARMDPRVQRRLDGYVAAMKDAGLFEQRLVVTTATPTSVTLGGTLFADLLAREPDIDSVFCANDDLALGVLFECRRREIAIPEQIAIVGFNDLEFMASSVPTLTSVRTNRYEMGSTAAAMLIDAIEGKRPDEPVLDLGFTVIERQSSQTQRAATSPRWPEWPQAVQNDSVTNDP; this is translated from the coding sequence ATGGGTCGAAAGCGCACCAAGTCTGGCAAGATTCGGCTGGCGGAAGTCGCCGAGCTGGCCGGCGTCAGCCCGATTACGGCTTCCCGTTTCTTCCGCAATCCCGAGGCACTGTCGGTCGCCAAGCGGACGCGGGTCGACAGCGCGGCCAGGGAGCTCGGCTATGTGCCCAACCTTGCGGCACGCGCGCTGGCCTCGCAGCGCACCGAGGTGATCGGTGTCTTGATTCCGTCACTGACCAACAACGTGTTCTCCGACGTGCTGCGCGGCATTTATGACGCATCCGAAAGCAGCCGCTACTCGATCCAACTGTCCAACACACGCTACTCCATCCTCCAGGAGGAGAAGCTGCTGCGGATCTTTCTGGCGCAGAAGCCGGCCGGGCTGATCGTCACCGGAATCGACCAGACCACGGAATCGCGCGCGATGCTGGAGGCGGCCGACTGCCCGATCGTCCAGATCATGGAGGTCGGGCCCAACCCGGTCGACATGATGATCGGCTTCTCCCACTACGATGCAGCGCGCGCGGCGGTCGCCCACCTGTTCGCCCAAGGCCACCGCAGGATCGGCTTCGTCGGCGCGCGCATGGACCCGCGGGTGCAACGGCGGCTCGACGGCTATGTCGCAGCCATGAAGGACGCCGGGCTGTTTGAACAGCGCCTCGTCGTCACCACGGCGACACCGACCTCGGTGACGCTCGGCGGCACGCTGTTCGCCGATTTGCTCGCCCGCGAACCCGACATCGACTCGGTGTTCTGCGCCAATGACGACCTCGCGCTCGGCGTTCTCTTCGAATGCCGCCGCCGGGAGATCGCAATCCCCGAGCAGATCGCGATCGTCGGCTTCAACGATCTCGAATTCATGGCCTCTTCGGTGCCGACGCTGACGAGCGTGCGGACCAACCGTTACGAGATGGGCAGCACAGCTGCCGCGATGCTGATCGACGCGATCGAAGGAAAGCGCCCCGATGAGCCCGTGCTCGATCTCGGCTTTACGGTGATCGAGCGGCAGAGTTCGCAGACGCAGCGGGCCGCAACCAGCCCGCGCTGGCCGGAATGGCCGCAGGCTGTACAAAATGATAGCGTTACCAACGACCCATGA